In Candida orthopsilosis Co 90-125, chromosome 4 draft sequence, the genomic stretch ATGTGCCACAAGAAGAAAGTCCCTGGATGTCTATTCCCTTGCATACGTTGATAAAATTGGAACCAAGAGCGTATTCGACGTTGGTGTCGAGACTAAAAGCGGATATACCGGCTGTTAGTACATACAAGGAAAAAGGAACATCACAATTAGGAGAAGCAAAATCGGGAGAgaccattttcaaaagtagGGATTTGTTAAATAGCGGCGATGTGGTTTAGATTCTTAGGAATACTGAATGCGCCTATCTGGAGCAAGTAGATTTGTAGAGATTCTATGCTTTTCGATTTTACTTCAATACGAACTTTCCCATAAAAACATACACAAACATCAATAAAAGGCTACACAGTAGGTGGATAGCGTTTAACTTGCTCTAGCACTTTCTGCTCATATAATTTCCGATCCTTGCTGAAAGCTTTCCAAGCAGGCTCTTGTGCTGGCGAATCTGGATTTGGCGTATCCAATAATTCTTGTACTCCCAAAACTATCTGCCTCAATGTGATTGCCGGCTTCCAGTCTTGctcttcattcaaaataCTCAAACAAACAGTACCACTAGGATACACATTTGGATGGTAGAACCCCGCAGGAAACTTCACTCTGGGTGGCTTTGATGGATATTCTGGTGGGAAATCCAACCTGATCGGGTAAACTCCACCTTCCCATAATGTACCTGCTTTTCCCGGAATTCCTGCTTTCCACAGAGTTAAATCTAAGGAGCCATCTGAACCTTTTACTGGTTTAGCGAAGAAGCCAAATGGATGATCTTTTCTCCACtgttttctttcttcttgtaATCTGATATTGCGAAGGGACATCTTTCACTCTAGGTGTTATTGAAATGGGTGTATAAAAACAGTGGTAATAACAGTGAAATGAAATAAAGTACCAGGAGGATCAAACTATTAAGATGTTATTGCAGATGTTATTGCAGATGTGCAGGCTTGAGGAATTTgtgtgttgatgatttaatGAAAAGGTTTTTAGGATTTTTCGCGCGTCACAATTTCCATATTCTGCTCTAAGGGCTTCTTAAAACTAAAAGAAGGTATTAGTCTGATGCTAATTGAAGAACTCACCGGTAATAGGGACTCGCCGTTGAGTGTTGATCCATATAAAGAAACAGTCTATACTTTTTCAGAATCAACgaaagatgaaaagaatCAGCAACTTATTGACGACTTTCTCAAGCCATCTCCAGAACTAAATTGGGAATTACTCGATCTTGTACAACCCAAACCCGACGTTAATAGAGACAAAATTATCCAGAAATTAGTCATCAATCCGTCTAGTTTGAATAGAACGAAAATGAGATTCAAGAGATCCGGGATTGAGGGCAAGATTTCTGGGTATCGTGAGGAAGTCGATCTCAATGAAGTGAATGCCTCtgcatcaaattcattgagTATCAATAGAGAttattcatcaaaaagTGATAGTATAAGAGGAAAAACGGGATTTTTACCTTTTCAGCCTGGTGGATTATTACAGCAGGCATCGATAGATCGTGAAGTTAAGGATACTACATCAAACTTGCACAGAAACGAGTATGGATTATTTGATATACCACCAGGTCTTTCGCGAGGATTAGAAGTTGGCGACTCACAAAGCTTAACCGATTTGGAAGATTTGAacaaggaagaagaagatctGAATGGGCAAACATACGAAACTGTGAAGGAGCATACTTTGTTTGATGGTAAGGATGGTCAAAAAGCATCAGCTGAACCCAAATCAAAGCTTCCGTTTGATGCAAATGAGATAGAAGGATTGGTACCGTTTGATTATAAGTCTTTCAGATACGACGAGAAGAAACCGCCCGAGAAGCGTGACTGGGCTCATGTTGTAGATTTAGATCATAAAATTGAGgatttcaatgaattgGTTCCCAATATGGCTAGGACTTGGCCCTTTGAGCTTGacacatttcaaaaagaagcCGTATTTCATTTGGAACAAGGTGATTCTGTCTTTGTTGCAGCTCACACATCTGCAGGTAAAACCGTTGTAGCCGAGTATGCAATCGCAATggcaaaaagaaacatGACCAAATGCATATACACTTCCCCTATCAAAGCATTGTCgaatcaaaaatttagaGATTTCAAAGAAACATTTAAAGATATAGACGTTGGATTAATCACTGGTGATGTTCAAATCAATCCTGAGGCAAACTGTCTTATCATGACGACAGAAATTTTACGTTCGATGTTGTATCGTGGTGCAGATTTGATAAGAGATGTCGAGtttgtcatttttgatgaagtgcATTATGTGAATGATATAGATCGTGGTGTTGTCTGGGAAGAAGTGATTATTATGTTACCTGATCATGTCAAGTATATTTTGTTATCTGCCACTGTTCCAAACACATTTGAGTTTGCTAACTGGGTAGGAcgaacaaaacaaaaggatATTTACGTCatttcaacaccaaagaGACCGGTGCCGTTGGAAATCTTTATATCGACAAAGAACAAACTCTTCAAGGTTGTCGACTCAAACAGGAGATTCCTTGAGAGTGAATTTAAAGCTCACAAAAGTTTACTTGAAGCAGGAAATTCCAATAAACAACttccttcaacaacaatgggTTCTGGAAGTAGAGGTGGACCCGGTGGAACAGCCAGAGGCGGTAACAGAGGCGTCACTAGAGGTAGAGGTAGCGGTCGTGGAGGCCGTGGAGGTCTGTCTAATCATGGAAACTTTTCAGGTCCGAAAAGGTTTGGTACCGATGGCCCCAACAAAAACACATGGCCCGAGTTGGTACACTATATGAAGCTGAACAATTTGCTACCTGCAGTAATTTTCGTgttttcaaagaaaaaatgTGAAACCTATGCCGACTCTTTACACGGTGTTGATTTCTGCACCGCCAAAGAAAAGTCAGAGATTCACATGTTTATTGATCGAGCTGTTGGAAGGTTGAAAAAGGAGGATCGGGAATTGCCTCAGATCATTAAAATTAGAGAAATGCTTAGTCGAGGTATAGCAGTACATCACGGTGGTCTTTTACCAATCGTGAAAGAGtgtattgaaattttatttgCCAAGACATTGGTGAAGGTGTTGTTTGCTACAGAAACCTTTGCTATGGGGTTGAATTTGCCTACTAGAACAGTTGTGTTTAGTTCTACTAGGAAGCATGATGGTAGGGCATTTAGAAACCTTTTGCCGGGAGAATTTACCCAAATGTCTGGTCGTGCTGGTAGAAGAGGATTGGATGCAACAGGCACAGTTATAGTTATGGCTTATAATGAAGCATTATCTCCAACTGATTTTAAGGAAGTGGCATTGGGAACTCCAACAAAGTTGCAATCACAATTCAGATTGACTTACaatatgattttgaatttgctCAGAATTGAGGCGTTGAAGGTTGAAGAGATGATTAAACATTCATTCAGTGAAAATTCGACCCAAGTTCTACTCCCAGAGAATAAAAAGAGACATGATGTTCTCACAAATACATTGGGCAGTTTGGCATTAACTCCATGTGATGAATGTAACTTGAAAGATATCGAGGAGACTTGTATACTCATGTTTGAGTATGAAGACGTTTATGGCCAATGTGTCGTTGATATTCATAAATCGCCTATATTGAAGTCccagttgttgaagattggAAGACTTGTGTGTTTCAGAGATAAAGAATCAATTGTGAGAATCGGCTTTGTTGTAAAGTCTGATAGTGTTAATGACAGTATATTCTTACTTACTTTCCATCATGGCAGGGAGTATGAGACGACTCAAGAGCAGTACAAATTACCATACCTTCCAATAAGAAGTTACTTGCTAAAaaattttgccaaaataAAATACAGTGGTGGTCTTAAAGTGGTGTCGGTTCCGTACGAAAATGTCAACTTCATTTGTAGATATGCCTTGAGGGTGTCTATGAAtggtattgttgaaaacaagCATGAAGAGGTTAAGCAGGCAGAAGAGCAGATAACATCGATTCTAGGGCTCCAAAATAGGCTAGATGAGATTAGTtttaatcaaacaaaacaaatatcTCTCCACGATATGTGCGTTGAAAAGGACAacatcttttcaaaaatcaatgatttgaaagctttCACTTGtccaaatttcaaacagCATTACGCAGAGTATCGAAAAATGCGTCTTTTACAAATGGAGTTAGAGGGACTAGAAAGATTGATTTCagatgaaaatttggaCCTTTTGCCAGACTATGAACAGAGGTTGGAAGTTCTTGAAACCCTTGGgttcattgatgaaaaacACAATGTGGTATTGAAAGGAAGAGTTGCATGTGAAATCAATTCTGGCTGGGAATTAATTCTTACTGAGTTGGTTCTTGACAACTTCCTTGGTGATTTCGAACCTTCTGAGATTGTTGCACTTTTGTCgtgttttgtttatgaGGGTAGGactcaagaagaagaaccaCCGTTGATTACTCCGAGATTGGAAAAGGGTAAAGCCAAGATACTTGAGATTGCCGACAAGTTGCTCCGAgtatttattgaaaagagagTTTCGCTAACGTCAGAGGAAGAGGATTTTGTCGAAAGTAAACGATTTGCTTTAGTCAATGTTGTTTATGAATGGGCTAATGGGTTGAGCTTTAATGAGATTATGGAAATCAGTGTTGAATCTGAAGGTACGATTGTAAGAGTTATCACTAGATTGGATGAAATTTGTCGTGAGGTGAAGAATGCTGCTTTGATTATTGGTGATTCGAAAttgcatttgaaaatggcaGAGGCACAAGAAAAGATCAAGAGAGATATCGTGTTCTGTGCATCACTCTATCTTTGAATGCTATATACAGTGTATGTACTTCTCAAGCACTTTGCTTCAATATATTATATACGCCTCGTTTACCATTTATAATTTTATCCATTAATTCTTGCAGTCCTGACCGGGGGTTGAAGTGAATTAGTCCGATCATAGTATGAAAACTTCCAATCGCTGTAGCATTAAACACAacctttttctttgcttcAAATTCGGATTCAGTAAGATTTTCGTTAATCAAAAGTTCTCGATTTAGGGAAACACATTTCGAGAGCCCATTCAACTTCATAAACTCAATTACTGGAGAGTTATCTAATAGCCAAATGATGTCCGATTCAATATCTGTCTCtgaatttgacaaatatCCAacgtttttgaaaattctaaattgattaattaATGCAAGTCTGAAAGTATGCTTCCCTAGTCGTCGGAGAAGATCGGTTTCAATAAATACGTCCTTTCCCTCCCCATCTTCTATTCGGAGTTCCAAGTTGGTTAGTCCGTTGGATATACATGCAAGCTCTTCATTCAGGAACGTCACTGGATTAACATAGTTGACCAAAGGTTGTACATGCTGTTCATACTTTGCATCACTAGATGCATTTGAAACTCTATCAATTATAGTTGGACCATCTCTTTGAGCTATGAGTCTCTGTTCTTTTCCATGATAAGAATATGCCTGTTTTTTAGTATCTATGAAGGTGAAACGGTTTAAGAAGGATGGAGTGAATTTCCTATGAGCCACACTAAACAGTTCGTTTCCGGGTAGTATACCCGTGCTGACCTGGCGTCTCGGTAGTAGTCGTATTGCACTGTTTTGTATGACTTTGATGTGTTGTCTCATAGTAGTATTGTATCCATCTGAATGTTGTGTAGTTACTTTAGAAAAAGGGTGTTGTGTAGCATTAGATTTTTGTGAACTGAAATTTTGCAGCTCATCATATTTTGTCATCAGAAATATAAAGTATCAGATTGGATCAATTCAAGACATCTATCCCATACACTTACACACACAACTCACATCATgtcttccaaatcatcatccaaaaagaaactgGCTTCGACACCTGATCCTGCGCCTCAAGCAACagcaaagaaaataaaaattcCCAAGTCATTCATAGTTAGGCCACACTCATCATCTGCCAAACCCAAAACCATCACCAATGTATACTTAAGCCCGGAAATTTTTGAAGCGTTggagttgaaattgaaagatttcGTTTATATCAGTCAAGTCAATGGCCAGCCTGGTATAATAGCCGTTGCTATACTGTCTGATGATATACCGATGAGAAATATAATCACTATATCCAAAAGCTTAAGGCACCTTGGTGGGCTACTCTTAGGGGACAGAGTCAACATATCTAAGTACAATGGCCAACCTCCGTATGCGCTGACTGTGACTGTTCATGGAGATAAGGATCCAAAATCCGTGTTGGAAGATATAGGGCTAATCTACCCTGGATTAAAAGTTGAGAATGGAGACAGTGGATTTACAATCGTTGAGATACACGGTGGTATagattcaaaaatgaagcaattgtCACTTTCGGATGAAGAAATGTCTTTGCGTACTATTTCACCCGCTTTCATCTACACATCGCAAGCTACGATAGAGAGTACTGATGAAACCGAGCCCTCAATCACGAAATATCCCCTTCTACCACGTCCTCCATCGTTTTCCCAGGTAGGTGGACttgcaaaacaaacagGTCTACTCAAGTCAACTATTCAACTTCCTTTGCATAATCCTACCTTGTTTTCTGATTTTGGAATATCACCACCCAGAGGCATCTTGCTTTATGGCCCACCAGGAACAGGAAAGACAATGCTCCTTCGATGCGCAGCCAATGAAACCAACGCGCATATCTTAACCATTAATGGTCCATCCATTGTGTCCAAATATTTGGGAGAAACTGAAAATGCAATTCGAGAAATATTCGAAGAGGCAGCACAATTCCAACCCTCCATCATCTTTATGGATGAAATTGACTCACTTGTTCCATCACGTAATTCAGATGATTCAGGAGAAACAGAGAGCCGTGTAGTTGCGACCTTGTTAACAATGATGGATGGAATGGATAATAGTGGCAGAATAGTTGTCGTTGGGGCCACTAATCGGCCAAATGCGATAGATATTGCGTTACGCAGACCTGGTAGATTTGATcaagagattgaaattggtatTCCTGATGTTGAAGCAAGGCAAGATATTTTACAAAAgcaatttgataaaatgaacaagaacaaataCGAATTGAGCGCGGAGGATATAGCTTTGGTGGCGACAAAGACTCATGGATACGTTGGTGCTGACTTGACTGCATTGTGTAGAGAGGCAGTGATGAAAGCTATTAATAGAGGCTTGGCTAGTGGCACACCACAGGAGAAGATCAAAGTAACTCTAGATGACTTGCTTGAAGCTTTGGGTGAAATAAGACCATCGGCTATGAGGGAGATTTTTTTAGAAATGCCGAAAGTATATTGGTCCGATATTGGTGGACAGGAGGAGCTAA encodes the following:
- a CDS encoding Ubc9 protein (S. cerevisiae homolog UBC9 has SUMO ligase activity, has role in mitotic spindle elongation, protein sumoylation and localizes to condensed nuclear chromosome); the encoded protein is MSLRNIRLQEERKQWRKDHPFGFFAKPVKGSDGSLDLTSWKAGIPGKAGTLWEGGVYPIRLDFPPEYPSKPPRVKFPAGFYHPNVYPSGTVCLSILNEEQDWKPAITLRQIVLGVQELLDTPNPDSPAQEPAWKAFSKDRKLYEQKVLEQVKRYPPTV
- a CDS encoding Ski2 protein (S. cerevisiae homolog SKI2 has role nuclear-transcribed mRNA catabolic process, 3'-5' exonucleolytic nonsense-mediated decay, mRNA catabolic process, non-stop decay and localizes to Ski complex), with translation MLIEELTGNRDSPLSVDPYKETVYTFSESTKDEKNQQLIDDFLKPSPELNWELLDLVQPKPDVNRDKIIQKLVINPSSLNRTKMRFKRSGIEGKISGYREEVDLNEVNASASNSLSINRDYSSKSDSIRGKTGFLPFQPGGLLQQASIDREVKDTTSNLHRNEYGLFDIPPGLSRGLEVGDSQSLTDLEDLNKEEEDSNGQTYETVKEHTLFDGKDGQKASAEPKSKLPFDANEIEGLVPFDYKSFRYDEKKPPEKRDWAHVVDLDHKIEDFNELVPNMARTWPFELDTFQKEAVFHLEQGDSVFVAAHTSAGKTVVAEYAIAMAKRNMTKCIYTSPIKALSNQKFRDFKETFKDIDVGLITGDVQINPEANCLIMTTEILRSMLYRGADLIRDVEFVIFDEVHYVNDIDRGVVWEEVIIMLPDHVKYILLSATVPNTFEFANWVGRTKQKDIYVISTPKRPVPLEIFISTKNKLFKVVDSNRRFLESEFKAHKSLLEAGNSNKQLPSTTMGSGSRGGPGGTARGGNRGVTRGRGSGRGGRGGSSNHGNFSGPKRFGTDGPNKNTWPELVHYMKSNNLLPAVIFVFSKKKCETYADSLHGVDFCTAKEKSEIHMFIDRAVGRLKKEDRELPQIIKIREMLSRGIAVHHGGLLPIVKECIEILFAKTLVKVLFATETFAMGLNLPTRTVVFSSTRKHDGRAFRNLLPGEFTQMSGRAGRRGLDATGTVIVMAYNEALSPTDFKEVALGTPTKLQSQFRLTYNMILNLLRIEALKVEEMIKHSFSENSTQVLLPENKKRHDVLTNTLGSLALTPCDECNLKDIEETCILMFEYEDVYGQCVVDIHKSPILKSQLLKIGRLVCFRDKESIVRIGFVVKSDSVNDSIFLLTFHHGREYETTQEQYKLPYLPIRSYLLKNFAKIKYSGGLKVVSVPYENVNFICRYALRVSMNGIVENKHEEVKQAEEQITSILGLQNRLDEISFNQTKQISLHDMCVEKDNIFSKINDLKAFTCPNFKQHYAEYRKMRLLQMELEGLERLISDENLDLLPDYEQRLEVLETLGFIDEKHNVVLKGRVACEINSGWELILTELVLDNFLGDFEPSEIVALLSCFVYEGRTQEEEPPLITPRLEKGKAKILEIADKLLRVFIEKRVSLTSEEEDFVESKRFALVNVVYEWANGLSFNEIMEISVESEGTIVRVITRLDEICREVKNAALIIGDSKLHLKMAEAQEKIKRDIVFCASLYL
- a CDS encoding Afg2 protein (S. cerevisiae homolog AFG2 has ATPase activity, has role in ribosomal large subunit biogenesis, response drug and localizes to preribosome, large subunit precursor) encodes the protein MSSKSSSKKKSASTPDPAPQATAKKIKIPKSFIVRPHSSSAKPKTITNVYLSPEIFEALELKLKDFVYISQVNGQPGIIAVAISSDDIPMRNIITISKSLRHLGGLLLGDRVNISKYNGQPPYASTVTVHGDKDPKSVLEDIGLIYPGLKVENGDSGFTIVEIHGGIDSKMKQLSLSDEEMSLRTISPAFIYTSQATIESTDETEPSITKYPLLPRPPSFSQVGGLAKQTGLLKSTIQLPLHNPTLFSDFGISPPRGILLYGPPGTGKTMLLRCAANETNAHILTINGPSIVSKYLGETENAIREIFEEAAQFQPSIIFMDEIDSLVPSRNSDDSGETESRVVATLLTMMDGMDNSGRIVVVGATNRPNAIDIALRRPGRFDQEIEIGIPDVEARQDILQKQFDKMNKNKYELSAEDIALVATKTHGYVGADLTALCREAVMKAINRGLASGTPQEKIKVTLDDLLEALGEIRPSAMREIFLEMPKVYWSDIGGQEELKKKLVEVVQLPLEASASFAKLGVNAPKGVLLYGPPGCSKTLTAKALATESGLNFLAIKGPEVFNKYVGESERTIREIFRKARAAAPSIIFLDEIDALASDRDGDSGGTSASKNVLTSLLNEIDGVEELKGVVIIGATNKPTEIDSALLRPGRLDRHIYVAPPDYDARLQILTKCCRKFDLVEVDLTKYAKLTDGCSGAEVTLLCQEAGLNAIMEDRDAQRVETRHFEHALQGISHGITDDMLQYYKDFANRTGLNIGN